One stretch of Carettochelys insculpta isolate YL-2023 chromosome 20, ASM3395843v1, whole genome shotgun sequence DNA includes these proteins:
- the LOC142023745 gene encoding CMRF35-like molecule 2: MKTGPVLILILVPGCWAVTGPGAEHGLPGGLVSVHCQYGAGNEVQPKFCCRHKVVLCYSHLIFESTGSEDEEKWGKVSLCDNHTQRVITVTLENLTLAEEGTSLCGVARIGHPNPRDSVKVIVSPAVLLSIPTENAPQATDQPAFTNTTPGSYLSSPFAPTRNGSLESRDIQEQFQPHPLYSLFLVIPSLLYIICVVIWVSKQYRRNSRETVSDT; this comes from the exons ATGAAGACTGGCCCTGTTTTGATTTTGATTCTTGTCCCAG GCTGCTGGGCAgtgacaggccctggggcagagcaTGGCTTGCCAGGAGGGTTGGTGTCTGTGCATTGCCAGTATGGGGCAGGCAATGAGGTACAGCCGAAATTCTGTTGCAGACACAAGGTTGTGCTGTGTTACAGTCACCTCATCTTTGAGAGCACAGGGTCGGAGGATGAGGAGAagtggggaaaagtctccctctGTGACAATCACACCCAGCGGGTGATCACAGTAACCCTGGAGAACCTGACGCTGGCAGAAGAAGGGACTTCTCTCTGTGGGGTCGCCAGGATTGGCCACCCTAATCCCAGGGACTCTGTCAAAGTCATCGTCTCCCCAG CTGTTCTTCTGTCAATCCCCACAGAAAACGCACCACAAGCAACAGACCAGCCAGCAttcaccaacaccacccctggAAGTTACCTGTCCAGCCCCTTTGCACCCACTAGGAATGGCTCCTTGGAGAGCAGGGACATCCAAGAACA ATTCCAACCCCACCCCCTCTATTCCTTGTTCCTGGTCATCCCCAGCCTCCTGTACATCATCTGTGTTGTGATCTGGGTGAGTAAACAGTACAGGAGAAACTCCAGGGAGACGGTGTCAGACACATAA
- the LOC142023746 gene encoding CMRF35-like molecule 5 yields MRRFPGWSWIVFPGCWALTGPQEARGPVGGELNVQCWYGKGYENYIKYWCRGTSRPSCLTVVRTGSEAMKSDRVSIRDIHTFCMFLVTMRNVTEGDSGTYWCGIDRPVFDLMFSVQVNVLPAVPTSPAPEREPSVNAASTASFTWTASEAAEPTSMVNNSNPPEGTGNPVLHILTPCLLLVLLLVCLTGVVLRWTSMRRNKALQGALGQWEKDTHPYLPVPGNMQFYDTSDPAPCSEAAVCKTLEETPHTGAEETIYDNELQASGSTEEVVCDVLTRPASQLQAIYANMTPTACNRTAPSHRQTPHKKKAAG; encoded by the exons ATGAGACGTTTTCCTGGTTGGAGCTGGATCGTTTTTCCAG GATGTTGGGCTTTGACTGGGCCTCAGGAGGCAAGAGGACCCGTGGGTGGAGAGCTCAATGTACAGTGTTGGTACGGCAAAGGCTATGAGAATTATATTAAATACTGGTGCAGAGGAACATCACGGCCATCCTGCCTCACAGTTGTTAGGACAGGATCAGAAGCTATGAAGAGTGACAGAGTTTCCATCAGAGACATTCACACTTTCTGCATGTTCCTAGTGACCATGAGAAATGTCACCGAAGGAGATTCTGGGACTTACTGGTGTGGGATAGACAGGCCAGTATTCGATCTCATGTTCTCTGTGCAAGTGAATGTTCTTCCAG CCGTTCCTACCTCACCTGCACCAGAAAGAGAGCCATCAGTTAATGCTGCCTCCACTGCATCTTTCACATGGACTGCCTCTGAAGCAGCTGAACCCACTTCCATGGTCAACAATAGCAACCCTCCTGAAGG CACAGGAAACCCTGTCCTCCATATCCTGACACCATGCCTGCTGCTGGTTCTGCTTCTGGTTTGTCTCACTGGTGTAGTGCTTAGATGGACGTCAATGAGAAGAAACAAAG CCCTTCAAGGAGCACTTGGACAATGGGAAAAGGACACCCATCCCTATCTACCG GTACCTGGAAACATGCAGTTCTACGACACAAGTGATCCTGCCCCCTGTAGTGAGGCAGCTGTCTGCAAAACCCTGGAGGAGACACCTCACACAGGAGCGGAGGAGACCATCTATGACAATGAGCTCCAG GCTTCAGGATCAACAGAAGAGGTTGTTTGTGACGTGCTGACACGTCCAGCCTCACAGCTGCAGGCTATCTATGCCAACATGACACCAACAGCGTGCAATAGGACAGCCCCATCTCATCGTCAAACACCACACAAGAAGAAAGCTGCTGGGTGA
- the LOC142023747 gene encoding CMRF35-like molecule 3: MLCFSACFSALAAPVLITPGEVRGALGGSVSVPCQYREGYQTYKKYWCRGAGWSTCSKVAETAGMEAEVKSGRVSIRDNHTLSTFTVTMGNLTLEDPGTYWCGINKGGNDPTSLVNITVLPDAKGKSLFCSASVPFLLCIVCSGIWMNMRDKRSSREMQPADVVRTATNFQTVG, encoded by the exons ATGCTTTGTTTTTCAGCTTGTTTCTCTGCACTGGCTGCCCCTGTACTCATCACCCCTGGGGAGGTGAGAGGGGCCCTGGGTGGGTCGGTGTCTGTGCCGTGCCAGTACCGGGAAGGATATCAGACGTATAAGAAGTACTGGTgcagaggagcaggttggagcaCATGCTCCAAAGTTGCTGAGACGGCAGGGATGGAGGCCGAGGTGAAATCAGGCAGAGTCTCCATCCGAGACAATCACACCCTGAGCACATTCACTGTGACCATGGGGAACCTGACCCTGGAAGATCCTGGGACCTACTGGTGTGGAATCAATAAAGGTGGGAATGATCCTACTTCCCTTGTTAACATCACGGTTCTTCCAGATGCAAAAGGCAAGTCTCtgttctgctctgcttctg TTCCATTCTTGCTTTGCATTGTCTGCTCAGGGATCTGGATGAACATGCGTGACAAGAGGAGCTCCAGGGAGATGCAGCCAGCAGATGTGGTGAGAACTGCCACCAACTTCCAAACTGTGGGCTGA